A window from Citrus sinensis cultivar Valencia sweet orange chromosome 5, DVS_A1.0, whole genome shotgun sequence encodes these proteins:
- the LOC107174785 gene encoding uncharacterized protein LOC107174785, whose translation MEKSKSFPEYSSSFSGEFDFDNQSNSYIFNGPSSKGNGFATSSDPEIKRKKRIASYNVFTVENKLKSSVRNSFKWIKGKFSDVRYGNM comes from the coding sequence ATGGAGAAGAGCAAGTCATTCCCTGAGTACTCATCGTCATTTTCGGGCGAGTTCGATTTTGACAACCAATCAAATTCGTACATTTTCAATGGACCAAGCAGCAAaggaaatggatttgcaacgtCAAGTGATCCGGAGATtaaaaggaagaagagaatTGCATCTTATAATGTTTTTACCGTGGAAAATAAGCTCAAATCAAGTGTCAGAAACAGCTTCAAATGGATCAAAGGCAAGTTCAGTGATGTTCGTTATGGCaatatgtaa